In Desulfatibacillum aliphaticivorans DSM 15576, a single genomic region encodes these proteins:
- the fdhF gene encoding formate dehydrogenase subunit alpha: MKPSFILNGRTVSFVKGQSILEAAEAANVPIPSLCHMKGASPTGNCGVCVVDMNGEEVLACSTPANEGIAVRTQTPAIVALRKQRIKDLLDSGNHNCAIGSSDNGDWANFQQSVQASDGATELCPAWGDCRLQELAYEYQVTGGGHQDHTVRQYPEKKGEPLIIRDYSRCIRCGRCVAACNEIQVNLAIDTGFLEEDPFSNPDKAYPVAKDNCVYCGECIQACPVGALVERKARYQFRPWKAEKIRTTCPYCGVGCQQMLHVVDGKIAKVTGVEEGSPNKGRLCVKGRFGYDFIYSDERLTNPLIRNNDGTFRDASWDEALDLVASKFKEAIDKYGPNSVAGVSCARSINEDSYQMMKLFRSVFKTNNIDHCARTUHAPTVAGLAASFGSGAMTNSFGEFHKAKMFLVIGSNMTEAHPVASTFLKNAVQSGARLIVADPRAHKLVDFAELHLPLKVGSDIALLNGLMHVLIKEELYDKKFVQSCTVDFENLKAQVENYPPEKAAEITGLKPELIVDAARRLASVKPVMLCYTLGITEHTCGRNNVMSTANLQMLLGNMGMECGGVNPLRGQNNVQGACDMGALPNVYCGYQAVTDPKAKEKFEKCWGVEGLSDKLGLMIPQMMDGLVDKSVRAFYIFGENLANTEPDIRKVEHELASAEFLVVQDIFQNETTRFAHVILPGCAWSENNGTFTNSERRVNRVRKASEPPGISKPNWWIFKQIAKRFGHEWESNSGQEIWDNEVSAFSPNFFGIRYNRIEGDGLQWPCTDECHPGTSFLHKEGNFTCGLGNFQSVEWTPPAEVECEEYPLVLSTGRRLYHYHTRTQTGRCEGLNDLLGEETADISLEDADALGIEDKEYIKVKSRRGEVTVRARVTPEVPKGMVWMAFHFREGNANWLTNPAFDPVTLTAEYKACAVRIEKQ; this comes from the coding sequence GTGAAACCGAGCTTTATTTTAAACGGAAGGACCGTCTCATTCGTAAAGGGGCAGTCCATCCTGGAAGCGGCGGAGGCGGCCAATGTGCCCATCCCCTCGCTTTGCCATATGAAGGGGGCTTCCCCCACGGGCAATTGCGGGGTGTGCGTGGTGGACATGAACGGAGAGGAAGTCCTGGCCTGCTCCACGCCCGCCAACGAGGGGATTGCGGTTCGCACCCAGACTCCCGCCATCGTGGCTTTGCGTAAGCAGCGCATCAAGGATCTTCTGGACTCGGGCAACCACAATTGCGCCATCGGGTCGTCGGACAACGGCGATTGGGCCAATTTTCAGCAAAGCGTGCAGGCCAGCGACGGCGCGACCGAGCTTTGCCCGGCCTGGGGCGACTGCCGTCTGCAGGAACTGGCCTACGAGTATCAGGTCACGGGCGGCGGCCATCAGGATCATACGGTCCGCCAGTATCCCGAGAAAAAGGGCGAGCCCCTGATCATCCGGGACTACTCCCGCTGCATCCGTTGCGGACGCTGCGTGGCGGCCTGCAACGAAATCCAGGTGAACCTGGCCATTGACACAGGCTTCCTCGAGGAAGACCCCTTTTCCAACCCGGACAAGGCGTACCCCGTGGCCAAGGACAACTGCGTTTACTGCGGCGAGTGCATCCAGGCCTGTCCGGTGGGCGCCCTGGTGGAAAGAAAGGCCCGGTATCAGTTCCGTCCCTGGAAAGCGGAGAAAATCCGCACCACCTGTCCTTACTGCGGCGTGGGCTGTCAGCAGATGCTCCACGTGGTGGACGGCAAGATCGCCAAGGTCACGGGCGTGGAGGAAGGCTCTCCCAACAAGGGCCGTTTGTGCGTCAAGGGCCGTTTCGGGTACGACTTCATCTATTCCGACGAGCGTTTGACCAATCCCCTGATCCGAAACAACGACGGGACTTTCCGGGACGCATCCTGGGACGAGGCCCTGGATCTGGTGGCAAGCAAGTTCAAGGAAGCCATCGACAAGTACGGGCCGAACTCCGTGGCCGGCGTAAGCTGCGCCAGGAGCATCAACGAAGACTCGTACCAGATGATGAAGCTGTTCAGGTCGGTGTTCAAGACGAACAACATCGACCATTGTGCACGCACTTGACATGCCCCCACGGTCGCCGGTCTGGCGGCAAGTTTTGGATCGGGCGCCATGACGAATTCCTTTGGCGAGTTCCACAAAGCCAAAATGTTCCTTGTCATTGGCTCTAATATGACAGAGGCCCACCCTGTGGCCTCCACCTTTCTTAAGAACGCCGTGCAAAGCGGGGCGAGGCTCATTGTAGCCGACCCCAGGGCTCACAAGCTGGTGGATTTCGCCGAACTCCATCTGCCCTTGAAAGTGGGCTCAGACATCGCCCTGTTGAACGGGCTCATGCACGTGCTGATTAAGGAAGAACTGTACGACAAGAAATTCGTGCAATCCTGCACGGTGGACTTTGAGAATCTCAAAGCCCAGGTGGAGAATTATCCGCCGGAAAAAGCCGCGGAGATCACGGGCCTTAAGCCTGAGTTGATCGTGGACGCGGCCCGGCGTCTTGCCTCGGTCAAGCCGGTCATGCTCTGCTACACCCTGGGCATTACCGAGCATACCTGCGGCAGAAACAACGTTATGTCCACCGCCAACCTCCAGATGCTTCTGGGAAACATGGGCATGGAGTGCGGCGGGGTGAATCCCCTGCGCGGTCAGAACAACGTGCAGGGTGCCTGCGACATGGGCGCACTGCCCAACGTCTACTGCGGATACCAGGCGGTCACCGATCCCAAGGCCAAGGAGAAGTTCGAAAAGTGCTGGGGCGTGGAAGGCTTGTCCGACAAACTGGGGCTCATGATCCCGCAGATGATGGACGGCTTGGTGGATAAATCGGTCCGGGCCTTTTACATCTTCGGCGAGAATTTGGCCAACACCGAACCGGATATCCGCAAGGTGGAGCACGAACTGGCCTCCGCGGAATTCCTGGTGGTCCAGGACATCTTCCAGAACGAGACCACAAGGTTCGCCCACGTGATCCTCCCGGGCTGCGCCTGGAGCGAGAACAACGGCACCTTCACCAACAGCGAACGCCGGGTGAACCGGGTGCGCAAAGCCAGCGAGCCCCCTGGAATCTCCAAGCCCAACTGGTGGATTTTCAAACAGATCGCCAAGCGCTTCGGCCACGAATGGGAATCCAACAGCGGCCAGGAAATCTGGGATAACGAGGTTTCCGCGTTCTCCCCCAACTTCTTCGGCATCCGGTACAACCGGATCGAAGGGGACGGGCTCCAATGGCCCTGTACGGACGAATGCCACCCCGGAACCTCCTTTCTACACAAGGAAGGCAATTTCACCTGCGGCCTGGGCAATTTCCAGTCCGTGGAATGGACGCCCCCGGCCGAAGTGGAGTGCGAGGAATATCCCCTGGTCCTGTCCACCGGACGGCGCCTGTACCATTACCACACGCGCACCCAGACAGGGCGCTGCGAAGGCCTGAACGACCTTTTGGGCGAGGAAACCGCGGACATCTCCCTGGAAGACGCCGACGCTCTCGGCATTGAGGATAAGGAGTACATCAAGGTCAAATCCCGCCGCGGAGAAGTCACCGTGCGCGCCAGGGTGACGCCCGAAGTGCCCAAGGGCATGGTGTGGATGGCCTTCCACTTCCGGGAAGGCAACGCCAACTGGCTGACCAACCCGGCCTTTGACCCCGTGACTCTGACTGCGGAGTACAAGGCCTGCGCCGTGCGCATTGAAAAACAATAG
- a CDS encoding RNA polymerase sigma factor has protein sequence MDDKDIIRRVKNGDVESFALLVRRYQGNLIGFLTRMLGDRGLAEDAAQDVFLNIYKALDSFDENRNVPFAAWLFITAKNAAISQIRKQALRRSLPLDAAAELPDSAPGALSVLLSHERRLHVKEALDEVPEPHRSSLLFQLEGKTIREIADLQGATAGAVKSRIHRAKAALVRILGKGGLIDHE, from the coding sequence ATGGACGACAAAGATATCATAAGGCGGGTTAAGAACGGGGATGTAGAGAGCTTTGCCTTGCTTGTCCGCAGGTATCAGGGCAATCTGATCGGATTCCTTACGAGGATGCTGGGAGACCGGGGCCTCGCTGAGGATGCGGCCCAGGATGTTTTTCTGAACATCTACAAAGCGCTGGACAGTTTTGACGAAAACAGAAACGTCCCCTTTGCAGCATGGTTGTTCATTACGGCGAAAAATGCGGCCATATCGCAAATCAGGAAGCAGGCCCTTCGCCGCTCCCTGCCGCTGGACGCCGCGGCCGAGCTTCCGGACTCCGCGCCTGGGGCCTTGTCCGTCCTTCTTTCCCATGAAAGGCGCCTTCACGTGAAAGAAGCCCTGGACGAAGTTCCTGAGCCGCATCGCAGTTCGCTCTTGTTCCAATTGGAGGGAAAAACCATCCGGGAAATAGCCGATCTCCAGGGGGCGACTGCCGGCGCAGTAAAAAGCCGCATCCATCGGGCGAAGGCGGCGCTTGTCCGCATCTTAGGCAAGGGAGGCTTGATCGACCATGAGTGA